One stretch of Burkholderia sp. DNA includes these proteins:
- a CDS encoding IS5 family transposase, protein MRKNIHKKGEPKARYRVRNWAAYNEGLISRGNVTIWIDEAVLARMPDAIPTRGRPCVYGDTLIQALLGVKTVYRLTLRALQGFTQSLRDLAFPSLPVPNYTTLCRRAKTLDVELPILRDNEPIHLVVDSTGLKVYGEGEWKVRQHGYSKRRTWRKVHLALNANTGQVHAALMTNQNVADGDALAKLLDQIPREEQIDVIGGDGAYDTKPCHAAIAARSAIPSIPPREGAAHWPADMPGAAWRNGAVDAIARDGRREWKQHSGYHRRSLAENAMYRFKTLTGHCLWARHIAAQATEVAVRVGVINRMADLARPQSVRIA, encoded by the coding sequence ATGCGCAAGAACATACACAAGAAAGGTGAGCCGAAGGCACGCTACCGTGTCAGGAATTGGGCGGCCTATAATGAAGGCCTGATCAGCCGGGGGAACGTAACAATATGGATAGATGAAGCCGTCCTTGCCAGAATGCCCGATGCCATACCCACACGTGGTCGCCCGTGTGTATACGGCGATACGCTGATTCAGGCATTACTTGGCGTGAAGACCGTCTATCGACTGACCTTGCGCGCCCTGCAAGGTTTCACCCAAAGTCTGCGCGATTTGGCCTTCCCGAGCTTGCCGGTGCCGAATTACACCACGCTCTGTCGCCGGGCAAAAACGCTTGATGTCGAACTGCCGATCCTTCGTGACAATGAACCGATCCATCTGGTTGTCGACAGCACCGGTCTGAAGGTCTATGGCGAAGGTGAATGGAAGGTGCGCCAGCACGGCTACTCGAAGCGGCGCACGTGGCGTAAAGTCCATCTCGCGCTCAACGCGAATACAGGTCAAGTGCATGCCGCGCTAATGACGAATCAGAATGTGGCTGACGGTGACGCTCTGGCCAAGTTGCTCGACCAGATTCCACGCGAAGAACAAATCGATGTCATTGGCGGTGACGGTGCCTACGACACCAAGCCATGCCATGCGGCCATTGCTGCACGCAGTGCTATTCCTTCGATTCCGCCACGCGAGGGTGCCGCTCATTGGCCAGCGGATATGCCCGGTGCGGCGTGGCGTAATGGCGCGGTTGATGCAATTGCCCGTGACGGTCGTCGAGAATGGAAGCAACACAGTGGCTACCACCGGCGATCGCTTGCCGAGAATGCGATGTATCGGTTCAAGACCCTCACCGGCCACTGTCTCTGGGCGCGTCACATCGCCGCGCAGGCGACCGAGGTCGCCGTTCGCGTCGGCGTCATCAACCGCATGGCGGACCTCGCTCGTCCGCAATCCGTTCGTATCGCCTGA
- the epsC gene encoding serine O-acetyltransferase EpsC, whose amino-acid sequence MSKSSASSLTRSWGLEQIIAELRESRETLHRTRHPRGIRELPSRDAICKIVKGLRASLFPTHYGATDLTDESVDFYVGHTLESTLRVLHEQVRRALSFLPEYADAEPSPLDEHAFEIARTFGAQLPEIRALLVSDIQAAYAGDPATQHITEILLCYPGVLAMIHHRLAHALYKLGVPMLARFINEIAHSATGIDIHPGATIGPSFFIDHGTGVVIGETAIIGERVRVYQAVTLGAKSFPANGDGTLVKGNTRHPIVEDGVVIYAGATILGRVTIGRGSVIGGNVWLTYSVPPGSSVAQGKVREGKRSTGKNDDVQA is encoded by the coding sequence ATGTCAAAATCGTCCGCTTCGTCTCTCACCCGCAGCTGGGGTCTGGAACAGATCATCGCTGAACTGCGCGAATCGCGCGAAACGCTACATCGCACGCGGCACCCGCGCGGCATTCGCGAGCTGCCCTCGCGCGATGCGATTTGTAAGATTGTGAAAGGCTTGCGTGCTTCGCTGTTTCCAACGCATTACGGAGCGACCGACCTGACCGACGAGAGCGTCGATTTTTACGTCGGTCACACATTGGAGAGCACCCTGCGCGTACTGCACGAACAGGTGCGCCGCGCGCTGTCGTTCTTGCCCGAGTACGCCGATGCGGAGCCGAGCCCGCTCGACGAGCACGCGTTCGAGATCGCGCGCACCTTCGGCGCGCAACTTCCGGAAATTCGCGCGCTGCTGGTCAGCGATATCCAGGCCGCCTACGCAGGCGATCCCGCCACGCAGCACATCACCGAGATCCTGCTCTGCTATCCCGGTGTGCTGGCGATGATACACCACCGCCTCGCGCATGCACTGTACAAGCTTGGCGTGCCGATGCTGGCGCGCTTTATCAATGAGATTGCGCATTCGGCAACCGGCATCGACATCCACCCCGGCGCGACCATCGGGCCGAGCTTCTTCATCGATCACGGCACCGGCGTGGTGATCGGCGAGACCGCCATCATCGGCGAGCGCGTGCGCGTCTATCAGGCCGTCACGCTCGGCGCGAAGAGCTTCCCCGCCAATGGTGACGGCACGCTAGTGAAGGGCAACACGCGCCACCCAATCGTCGAGGACGGCGTGGTAATCTATGCTGGCGCGACCATTCTCGGGCGCGTCACGATCGGACGCGGCTCAGTGATCGGCGGTAACGTCTGGCTCACGTACAGCGTGCCGCCGGGCAGCAGCGTGGCGCAGGGCAAGGTACGCGAGGGCAAGCGTAGCACCGGAAAGAACGACGATGTACAGGCCTAA
- a CDS encoding iron-siderophore ABC transporter substrate-binding protein: MSRIRSRLHPDAGRRRWLARGGALGLAGVAAALGALARPDTRHAAPVAMTADLSASAVESAAIPKRIVTMNWELTETLLALGVVPIGVTLPDWYRSSIVEPPLPPGITDVGLLYQPNFEVLLTLKPDLLVLTPGHAPALDILQRIAPTIIMSQYMTSAQPYLDLCNETRKLAARVGRPQRAVELVAEAARTTETVRSGLAARPALLGKSVIVADLVDDRHLRVYGQGSLFDEMLGKLGVRNAAHPRAGGPIWRTQAGYSLVPLQRLAEIPEASVLLVGPVKVPARAGLAGNVIWHALPAVRERRVAALPVIAPYGGLVSMQRFVRAIAAALATIEAGGGGVT, encoded by the coding sequence ATGAGCCGCATTCGTTCCCGTCTTCACCCGGATGCCGGTCGGCGCCGCTGGCTCGCGCGCGGCGGGGCGCTCGGCCTGGCCGGCGTGGCCGCCGCGCTCGGGGCGCTGGCGCGGCCCGACACCCGGCACGCTGCACCAGTCGCGATGACAGCCGATCTGTCCGCTAGCGCGGTTGAATCCGCCGCGATCCCCAAGCGCATTGTCACCATGAACTGGGAGCTGACCGAGACGCTGCTCGCGCTCGGCGTGGTGCCGATCGGCGTGACGCTGCCAGACTGGTATCGTAGCTCGATCGTCGAGCCGCCGCTGCCGCCGGGTATCACCGACGTCGGCCTACTGTACCAGCCGAACTTCGAGGTACTGCTCACACTCAAGCCCGACCTGCTGGTGCTCACGCCGGGCCACGCGCCGGCACTGGACATCCTGCAGCGGATCGCGCCGACCATCATCATGAGCCAGTATATGACGAGCGCGCAGCCCTATCTCGACCTGTGCAACGAGACCAGGAAGCTGGCCGCGCGCGTCGGTCGCCCGCAGCGCGCCGTCGAACTCGTGGCCGAGGCTGCGCGCACCACCGAGACGGTGCGCTCGGGGCTCGCCGCAAGGCCTGCGCTGCTCGGCAAGTCGGTGATCGTAGCCGACCTGGTTGACGATCGGCACCTGCGCGTCTATGGCCAAGGCAGCTTGTTCGACGAGATGCTCGGCAAGCTTGGCGTGCGCAATGCCGCGCATCCGCGCGCCGGCGGCCCGATCTGGCGGACCCAGGCCGGTTATTCTCTGGTGCCGCTGCAGCGGCTCGCCGAGATACCCGAGGCCAGTGTGCTGCTGGTCGGCCCGGTCAAGGTGCCGGCCCGCGCCGGCCTAGCCGGCAATGTGATCTGGCATGCGCTGCCGGCGGTGCGCGAGCGCCGCGTGGCCGCGCTGCCTGTGATCGCGCCTTATGGAGGACTTGTGTCGATGCAACGTTTCGTGCGGGCGATCGCCGCCGCGCTAGCCACGATCGAGGCGGGAGGCGGCGGTGTCACGTAA
- a CDS encoding glycosyltransferase family 1 protein — MLKIFLDVTRLMSRLSKGLLPTGVDRVGLAYIERYGADAQAVFSHAGFARTFSRDESRRIFDMLLSGSCAREPRLLSRLGSFGNWLDLRRSPGVLLHISHNGIEHARYYTWMNRRAIRPVFMIHDLIPLTHAEYCRPGVDTQHRCRVHMAIRHAGGLIANSRATLDALAVEAASASLTLPPCVVAKLAPGITPGPSRTSEFSSPYFVTLGTIEPRKNHWLLLHVWRRMVEQLGNAAPKLVIVGRRGWECENVVDMLERCATLKGVVEEINCSDEWLYTLLQHARALLFPSFVEGYGMPLVEALMIGVPVIASDLAVFHEIASEIPDYLDPLDGRGWLARILAYTEVDSAERASQLSRIASFEPPTWSDHFQHVDRFIASLFE, encoded by the coding sequence GTGTTAAAAATATTTCTCGATGTAACCCGTCTGATGTCCCGGCTATCAAAAGGTTTGCTGCCGACCGGCGTTGACAGAGTCGGGCTGGCTTACATCGAAAGATACGGTGCTGACGCCCAGGCCGTATTCAGCCACGCGGGCTTCGCCCGCACCTTTTCGCGCGACGAATCGCGGCGCATCTTCGACATGCTACTATCCGGTAGTTGCGCCCGGGAACCACGTTTGCTGTCGCGACTCGGCTCGTTCGGAAACTGGCTGGATCTACGCCGCTCTCCCGGCGTGCTTCTGCATATCAGCCATAACGGCATCGAGCACGCGCGCTATTACACATGGATGAACAGACGGGCGATACGTCCAGTCTTCATGATCCATGACCTGATCCCGCTGACCCACGCCGAATACTGCCGTCCTGGCGTCGATACCCAGCACCGGTGTCGCGTCCACATGGCGATTCGCCATGCCGGCGGGCTGATCGCCAATTCGCGCGCTACCCTCGACGCGCTCGCGGTCGAAGCGGCCAGTGCCTCTCTGACACTGCCGCCGTGCGTGGTCGCGAAGCTGGCACCCGGTATCACGCCCGGCCCGAGCCGAACCAGCGAATTCAGCTCCCCTTATTTCGTGACGCTCGGTACCATCGAGCCGCGAAAGAACCACTGGCTGCTGCTCCATGTCTGGCGACGGATGGTGGAACAGCTCGGCAACGCCGCGCCCAAGCTCGTGATTGTCGGCCGACGAGGATGGGAATGTGAAAACGTGGTGGACATGCTCGAGCGGTGCGCGACGCTGAAAGGCGTCGTCGAGGAAATAAACTGCAGTGACGAGTGGCTGTATACGTTGCTGCAGCATGCACGTGCCCTGCTGTTTCCTTCCTTCGTGGAAGGCTACGGTATGCCGCTGGTGGAAGCGCTGATGATAGGTGTTCCCGTCATCGCCAGCGATCTGGCGGTTTTTCACGAGATTGCCTCGGAGATACCGGATTATCTTGATCCGCTCGACGGTCGGGGTTGGCTCGCGCGGATCCTGGCCTACACGGAAGTTGACAGCGCCGAACGGGCGTCGCAACTTTCCCGTATCGCTAGTTTTGAGCCGCCGACCTGGTCCGATCATTTTCAGCATGTCGACCGGTTCATTGCTTCTTTGTTCGAATGA
- a CDS encoding ATP-binding cassette domain-containing protein, translating into MTTSPGDAPLYRLSCVDFAIGDKLLLQDITLDIQVGQVVGLIGHNGSGKTSLMRLLARLHAPTRGSIAFGGAPLAGWPYRRFAQQVAHLPQYTPATDGLLVRELVALGRYPWHGALGRFTREDHEHVENAMVSTDVVHYAERPVDSLSGGERQRVWLAMLIAQDSRCVLLDEPTSAVDIGHQLEVLKLIRTLCEAHDMTAVVVLHDVNMATRFCTQLVSLRHGRVLMQASPEEIMCEDSLEAIYGVPMGVITDPVGGHLIGYPR; encoded by the coding sequence GTGACCACATCCCCCGGCGATGCGCCGCTCTACCGACTTTCATGCGTCGATTTCGCGATCGGCGACAAACTACTATTGCAGGACATCACGCTGGATATCCAGGTCGGGCAGGTGGTCGGCCTGATCGGCCACAACGGCTCCGGCAAGACCTCCCTGATGCGCCTGCTGGCACGCTTGCATGCGCCCACGCGCGGCAGCATCGCGTTCGGCGGCGCGCCGCTGGCTGGCTGGCCGTACCGGCGCTTCGCGCAGCAAGTCGCACACCTGCCGCAGTACACGCCGGCCACCGACGGTCTACTGGTTCGCGAGCTGGTCGCCCTCGGTCGTTATCCCTGGCACGGCGCGTTGGGCCGCTTCACACGCGAGGATCACGAGCACGTCGAAAACGCGATGGTCTCGACCGACGTCGTGCATTACGCAGAGCGTCCCGTCGACAGCCTTTCGGGCGGCGAGCGTCAGCGCGTCTGGCTGGCCATGCTGATCGCGCAGGACAGCCGCTGCGTGCTGCTCGACGAGCCCACCTCTGCGGTCGACATCGGCCACCAGCTCGAGGTACTGAAACTGATCCGCACATTGTGCGAGGCGCACGACATGACTGCCGTGGTGGTACTGCACGACGTCAACATGGCCACGCGCTTTTGCACCCAGCTGGTGTCTCTGCGCCACGGCCGCGTGCTGATGCAGGCCAGCCCCGAGGAGATCATGTGCGAGGATAGCCTGGAGGCGATCTACGGCGTGCCGATGGGTGTGATAACCGATCCGGTCGGCGGCCACCTCATCGGTTATCCGCGATGA
- a CDS encoding capsular biosynthesis protein, with product MQQRPITPLHVFNAASSNRPPAGHCGPILGSRLDNRPALSQFRIVDTPDEQHALIRSIDTALGSSSYTLAPVELRRLMSRIVEVDALHVRRRIAPLPGEWHRPPPPHRVLLIDERAKSRIGAHAGKRERIGRFRAMVDAARAAHPGTEYWTLQSADVGTGCWLSELANIPADVRKLDIAHSLRDAVKQVDAVYVLDASEGMGALLAGARVHVFGTPYYAGWGLTDDHLEQPVRIRKPDLATFFDAAFLKTSGYLNPNTHRQGTLDAVLDCIALQHAVAGRYADLKAVAGVAFQWWKRYFAMPYLTAGGGALRWVTHGTEVLETECAAIWGGREASGFGPDVRHVRIEDGFLHSCGLGSDISPPCSQVIDRLGIYFDATRPNELNVLLNTAMFDEAELARAHCLRQSIIRAGLSKYNLGRRAPDWTAPEAKPIILIPGQVADDASIRLGTGYISTVQALLDEVRARRPDAFIVYKPHPDVMSVNRNGLVEVGRSADLVDTDSDLISLIDRADEIHTLSSLSGFEALLRGKTVHTYGLPFYAGWGLTHDALNQPRRERVLTLDMLVAGVLLRYPVYWDWKLKLFTTPEAIVNQLAPAASRPIRKLCATPRRRWLKLFRWSRNALRHAVWRWRKWINQETDES from the coding sequence ATGCAACAACGCCCAATAACGCCCCTTCATGTCTTCAATGCAGCCTCGTCCAATAGGCCCCCAGCCGGGCACTGCGGACCAATCCTTGGCAGCCGTCTGGACAATCGACCAGCCTTGTCACAGTTTCGCATCGTCGACACCCCCGACGAGCAACACGCGCTGATCAGGTCCATCGACACAGCACTGGGCTCATCGTCGTACACCTTGGCACCAGTTGAACTTCGCAGGCTGATGTCGCGCATTGTTGAGGTCGACGCCCTGCATGTTCGCAGGCGCATCGCACCCCTGCCCGGCGAATGGCATCGCCCGCCTCCGCCCCATCGTGTGTTGCTTATCGACGAACGTGCGAAATCGCGGATCGGCGCGCACGCCGGCAAGCGTGAGCGCATCGGTCGCTTTCGAGCGATGGTGGATGCCGCGCGGGCAGCCCATCCCGGTACCGAGTACTGGACGCTGCAGTCCGCTGACGTGGGAACCGGTTGTTGGTTATCCGAATTGGCGAATATCCCTGCCGACGTAAGGAAACTGGATATCGCGCATTCCCTCCGTGATGCCGTCAAACAAGTCGACGCCGTTTATGTACTCGATGCCTCGGAAGGCATGGGCGCCCTGCTCGCCGGCGCACGGGTACACGTCTTCGGTACGCCGTATTATGCTGGCTGGGGCCTGACCGACGACCACCTCGAACAACCTGTCCGGATACGGAAACCGGACCTGGCAACTTTCTTTGACGCCGCATTCCTCAAGACATCCGGCTACCTTAATCCAAACACTCATCGCCAGGGCACGCTGGACGCTGTGCTGGACTGTATCGCGTTACAGCACGCCGTTGCGGGGCGCTACGCGGATCTGAAGGCCGTCGCCGGTGTCGCCTTCCAGTGGTGGAAACGGTACTTCGCCATGCCGTACCTCACCGCCGGTGGCGGTGCCTTGAGATGGGTTACGCATGGCACCGAAGTCCTGGAGACGGAATGCGCCGCAATCTGGGGTGGGCGTGAGGCATCCGGGTTCGGTCCGGACGTGAGGCATGTCAGGATCGAGGACGGCTTCCTACATTCGTGCGGCCTCGGCTCCGATATTTCGCCGCCCTGCAGCCAGGTCATCGACCGTCTAGGAATCTATTTCGATGCGACACGTCCCAATGAATTGAATGTCCTCTTGAACACGGCAATGTTCGACGAGGCGGAGCTGGCACGCGCCCATTGTCTGCGCCAATCAATCATCCGCGCCGGACTGAGTAAATACAATCTAGGTCGCCGGGCACCGGACTGGACCGCTCCCGAAGCCAAGCCGATCATACTGATACCGGGTCAGGTTGCTGACGATGCATCGATTCGCCTTGGAACCGGTTATATCTCGACAGTGCAGGCGCTGCTCGATGAGGTGCGCGCCAGGCGGCCCGACGCCTTCATCGTCTACAAGCCGCATCCAGACGTGATGTCAGTCAACCGAAACGGCCTCGTCGAAGTGGGACGCAGTGCCGATCTCGTCGATACGGACTCCGACCTGATTTCCCTGATCGACCGCGCTGACGAAATCCACACCCTGTCTTCGCTGTCTGGATTTGAAGCGCTGCTGCGGGGTAAAACGGTCCATACTTATGGACTACCGTTCTACGCAGGCTGGGGCCTCACCCACGATGCCCTGAACCAGCCGCGCCGCGAGCGCGTCTTGACCCTGGATATGCTAGTGGCGGGCGTGCTGTTGCGCTACCCCGTCTATTGGGATTGGAAGCTGAAGCTTTTCACGACCCCGGAGGCGATCGTCAACCAGCTCGCGCCCGCTGCTAGCCGTCCCATCCGAAAGCTGTGTGCCACCCCTCGCCGCCGCTGGCTGAAGCTGTTTCGCTGGAGTCGAAACGCCTTGCGTCACGCGGTCTGGAGATGGCGAAAATGGATAAATCAGGAAACAGACGAGTCATAG
- the tal gene encoding transaldolase, translating to MTTALDQLKQYTTVVADTGDFQQLAQYQPQDATTNPSLILKAVQKDAYKPLLEKTVRDYAGASTDLIIDRLLIAFGTEILKIIPGRVSTEVDARLSFDAQASIDKGRELICFYEAAGIDRERVLIKLTSTWEGIRAAKVLQKEGIKCNMTLLFSLVQAVACAEAGAQLISPFVGRIYDWYKKQAGANWDEVTNGGANDQGVQSVRRIYAYYKKFGYRTEVMGASFRTVGQITELAGCDLLTISPELLKQLHESNDCLERKLSPDSAQDAPVERMVIDEPAFRFQLNDDSMATEKLAEGIRAFAVDAIKLAGLIEALRYS from the coding sequence ATGACTACCGCACTCGACCAACTGAAGCAGTACACCACCGTCGTCGCCGATACCGGTGATTTCCAGCAGCTCGCGCAGTATCAACCCCAGGATGCGACCACCAATCCCTCTCTGATCCTGAAGGCGGTCCAGAAAGATGCCTACAAGCCGCTGCTCGAGAAAACCGTGCGCGACTACGCCGGCGCATCGACCGACCTCATCATCGATCGTCTACTAATTGCCTTCGGCACAGAAATCCTCAAGATCATTCCGGGTCGCGTCTCGACCGAGGTCGACGCGCGCCTGTCGTTCGACGCGCAGGCCTCGATCGACAAGGGCCGCGAACTGATCTGCTTCTACGAAGCCGCCGGCATCGACCGCGAGCGCGTGCTGATCAAGCTCACCTCGACCTGGGAAGGGATCCGCGCCGCCAAAGTCCTGCAGAAGGAAGGCATCAAGTGCAACATGACCTTGCTGTTCTCGCTAGTGCAGGCGGTCGCTTGCGCCGAGGCTGGCGCGCAGCTAATCTCGCCCTTCGTCGGTCGCATCTATGACTGGTACAAGAAGCAAGCTGGTGCCAACTGGGACGAGGTCACGAACGGCGGCGCAAACGATCAGGGCGTGCAGTCGGTGCGCCGCATCTACGCCTACTACAAGAAGTTTGGCTACAGGACCGAGGTGATGGGCGCGAGCTTCCGCACCGTTGGCCAAATCACGGAACTAGCCGGCTGCGACCTGCTGACGATCAGCCCCGAGCTTCTGAAACAGCTGCACGAGAGCAACGACTGCCTCGAGCGCAAGCTGTCTCCAGACAGCGCGCAGGACGCGCCGGTCGAGCGCATGGTGATCGACGAACCCGCGTTCCGCTTCCAGCTCAACGACGACTCGATGGCCACCGAGAAGCTCGCCGAAGGCATCCGCGCCTTCGCGGTCGATGCGATCAAGCTCGCAGGCCTAATCGAGGCGCTGCGTTACTCATAA
- the fhuB gene encoding Fe(3+)-hydroxamate ABC transporter permease FhuB, translating into MSLPRQTVPRDTRWWVIGTMIAVSLLLAILGIRAELDGASFWQALISPDQHNLRELLVRYSMLPRIAMTLLCGGALALAGTLAQQVLHNPLAEPMTLGVFPGAHLALIFADLWAPPSWLGAGRPLIALAGGLLAMLAVFALSARQRMAPLAVVLSGMIVNLYFGTISQAISMAHFELLRGLMIWGGGALDQTGWHESRMLGVAVFGCVIVTALLRRPLGVFDAGDSTVRSLGVDLHRTRGVALLIAVVLTAAVVSTVGVIGFVGLAATTLARLVGARRLDQRLVWVPLLGAALLWLTDELVRMVSSAELFSAHLLPTGTVTSLVGVPLLLFLLPRLRAQPNLHAAVGIAVQPSPTRLARRLPLAFLALLVVLALSFGVTRTVDGLRVGDLEQIRAIMLWRLPHTVAAASAGVLLAIGGTLIQRSTANPMTSPDLLGVSSGGMLGLVVALFMGVTPGPGVLFASCLAGVMITLVVLMSLGARVAFAPERLLLIGVAISALLQAVVSAMMSSGDARVGLLLNFIVGSTYYVQAPIAYTVAVIALLGLVGAPLMSRWIETLGMGPEVAVGLGIPVGRARLMILLLASVLTAASTLLVGPLPFVGLIAPHIARFSGARRPASQILVAAMIGILLMTFAEWLGRQLIFPEELASGLVATLIGGPYLIALILRKTVTPT; encoded by the coding sequence ATGAGCCTGCCGCGCCAGACCGTGCCGCGCGACACGCGCTGGTGGGTGATCGGCACGATGATCGCGGTCTCGCTTTTGCTAGCGATCCTTGGCATCCGAGCCGAACTCGACGGCGCCTCGTTCTGGCAGGCGCTGATCTCGCCCGATCAGCACAACTTGCGTGAGCTCCTGGTGCGTTACAGCATGCTGCCGCGCATCGCCATGACTTTGCTGTGCGGCGGCGCGCTGGCGCTGGCCGGCACCCTTGCGCAGCAGGTGCTGCACAATCCGCTGGCCGAGCCGATGACGCTCGGCGTGTTCCCCGGCGCTCACCTCGCGTTGATCTTCGCTGATCTATGGGCCCCCCCGTCCTGGCTGGGGGCGGGGCGGCCCTTGATCGCCCTGGCGGGTGGCCTGCTGGCGATGCTAGCAGTGTTTGCGCTATCGGCGCGGCAGCGCATGGCACCGCTCGCGGTGGTGCTCTCTGGCATGATCGTTAACCTCTATTTCGGCACGATCAGCCAGGCGATATCGATGGCCCACTTCGAGCTGCTGCGCGGCCTGATGATATGGGGCGGCGGGGCGCTCGACCAGACCGGCTGGCACGAGAGCCGTATGCTCGGTGTGGCTGTGTTCGGCTGCGTAATCGTAACGGCGCTGCTGCGTCGACCGCTCGGTGTGTTCGATGCCGGCGACTCGACCGTGCGCAGCCTCGGCGTCGATCTGCACCGGACGCGCGGGGTGGCGCTGCTGATAGCGGTAGTGCTAACCGCGGCGGTGGTCTCGACGGTCGGCGTGATCGGTTTCGTCGGCCTAGCCGCGACCACTCTGGCGCGCCTGGTCGGCGCGCGCAGGCTTGACCAGCGCCTGGTGTGGGTGCCACTGCTGGGTGCCGCGCTACTGTGGCTGACCGACGAGCTGGTGCGCATGGTGTCGTCTGCCGAACTGTTCTCCGCACATCTTCTTCCGACCGGCACCGTCACCTCGCTGGTCGGCGTGCCCCTGCTGCTGTTCCTGCTGCCGCGCCTGCGCGCCCAGCCCAATCTGCACGCGGCGGTTGGCATCGCCGTGCAGCCGTCCCCCACACGGCTTGCACGTCGCCTGCCGCTGGCCTTTCTGGCGCTGCTGGTGGTTCTGGCGCTCAGCTTCGGCGTGACGCGCACGGTCGATGGCTTGCGCGTCGGCGATCTCGAGCAGATTCGCGCGATCATGTTGTGGCGCCTGCCGCACACGGTGGCGGCGGCCTCGGCCGGCGTGCTGCTGGCGATCGGCGGCACCCTGATCCAGCGTAGCACCGCCAATCCGATGACTAGCCCGGATCTACTCGGCGTCAGCTCGGGTGGCATGCTCGGCCTGGTGGTGGCGCTGTTCATGGGCGTCACGCCGGGGCCCGGCGTGCTGTTCGCCAGTTGCCTGGCTGGCGTTATGATCACGCTGGTGGTGCTGATGTCGCTGGGGGCGCGCGTGGCCTTCGCGCCGGAGCGGCTGCTGCTGATCGGCGTGGCGATCAGCGCGCTTTTGCAGGCGGTTGTTAGCGCCATGATGTCGAGCGGCGATGCGCGGGTCGGGCTGCTGCTCAACTTCATTGTCGGCTCTACCTACTACGTGCAGGCACCAATCGCCTATACGGTCGCCGTAATCGCGCTGCTCGGCCTGGTGGGCGCGCCGCTGATGAGCCGCTGGATCGAGACGCTCGGCATGGGTCCAGAGGTGGCGGTCGGGCTCGGTATCCCGGTCGGTCGAGCGCGCCTGATGATCCTGCTGCTGGCCTCGGTGCTGACCGCCGCCTCGACCCTGCTGGTCGGCCCGCTACCCTTCGTTGGCCTGATCGCGCCGCATATCGCTCGCTTCTCAGGCGCGCGCCGGCCCGCCTCGCAGATCCTGGTGGCGGCGATGATCGGCATTCTACTGATGACCTTCGCCGAATGGCTGGGCCGCCAACTGATATTTCCCGAGGAGCTGGCGTCGGGCCTGGTAGCTACCCTGATCGGCGGCCCTTATCTGATTGCGTTGATACTGCGCAAGACGGTCACCCCGACCTAA
- a CDS encoding IS5 family transposase: MRKDIHKKGEPKARYRVRNWAAYNEGLISRGNVTIWIDEAVLARMPDAIPTRGRPCVYGDTLIQALLGLKTVYRLTLRALQGFTQSLRDLAFPSLPVPNYTTLCRRAKTLDVELPILRDNEPIYLVVDSTGLKVYGEGEWKVRQHGYSKRRTWRKVHLALNANTGQVHAALMTNQNVADGDALAKLLDQIPREEQIDVIGGDGAYDTKPCHAAIAARSAIPSIPPREGAAHWPADMPGAAWRNGAVDAIARDGRREWKQDSGYDRRSLAKNAMYRFKTLTGHCLWARHIAAQATEVAVRVGVINRMADLARPQSVRIA; encoded by the coding sequence ATGCGCAAGGACATACACAAGAAAGGTGAGCCGAAGGCACGCTACCGTGTCAGGAATTGGGCGGCCTATAATGAAGGCCTGATCAGCCGGGGGAACGTAACAATATGGATAGATGAAGCCGTCCTTGCCAGAATGCCCGATGCCATACCCACACGTGGTCGCCCGTGTGTATACGGCGATACGCTGATTCAGGCATTACTTGGCTTGAAGACCGTCTATCGACTGACCTTGCGCGCCCTGCAAGGTTTCACCCAAAGTCTGCGCGATTTGGCCTTCCCGAGCTTGCCGGTGCCGAATTACACCACGCTCTGTCGCCGGGCAAAAACGCTTGATGTCGAACTGCCGATCCTTCGTGACAATGAACCGATCTATCTGGTTGTCGACAGCACCGGTCTGAAGGTCTATGGCGAAGGTGAATGGAAGGTGCGCCAGCACGGCTACTCGAAGCGGCGCACGTGGCGTAAAGTCCATCTCGCGCTCAACGCGAATACAGGTCAAGTGCATGCCGCGCTAATGACGAATCAGAATGTGGCTGACGGTGACGCTCTGGCCAAGTTGCTCGACCAGATTCCACGCGAAGAACAAATCGATGTCATCGGCGGTGACGGTGCCTACGACACCAAGCCATGCCATGCGGCCATTGCTGCACGCAGTGCTATTCCTTCGATTCCGCCACGCGAGGGTGCCGCTCATTGGCCAGCGGATATGCCCGGTGCGGCGTGGCGTAATGGCGCGGTTGATGCAATTGCCCGTGACGGTCGTCGAGAATGGAAGCAAGACAGTGGCTACGATCGGCGATCGCTTGCAAAGAATGCGATGTATCGGTTCAAGACCCTCACCGGCCACTGTCTCTGGGCGCGTCACATCGCCGCGCAGGCGACCGAGGTCGCCGTTCGCGTCGGCGTCATCAACCGCATGGCGGACCTCGCTCGTCCGCAATCCGTTCGTATCGCCTGA